Proteins found in one Oenanthe melanoleuca isolate GR-GAL-2019-014 chromosome 24, OMel1.0, whole genome shotgun sequence genomic segment:
- the USP28 gene encoding ubiquitin carboxyl-terminal hydrolase 28 isoform X3, translated as MTAEPGARGGGGGGGEDCQVLLNQMKEITGIQDSAFLLAALKAADGDLMEAVTFLTEDPAPEPVQSPAWEGSTVNKQLPQDVSAAPTPHNQDNLCTANTVRALELPKTPAAERDAAERAQDTHSAESKNRSKRKRCEVWGENPKQNDWRRAGDWPVGMKNIGNTCWFSAVIQSLFQLPEFRRLVLGYSLPQNVLESCCSHTGKRNIAFMQELQCLFALMLGTWRKFVDPSAALELLTDVFRSAEQPQQDVSEFTHKLLDWLEDAFQLTVNATSSGDKSENPMVQLFYGTFLTEGVHEGNTFSKIETFGQYPLQVNGYRNLTECLEGAMVEGEMDEATASQSVKYGQERWFTKLPPVLTFELSRFEFNQSLGQPEKIHTKLEFPQAMYMDRYLYCNKELIQMKREEMKRLKEKMVTLQQKLERYMEYGSGPARFPLPDMLQYVLEFIATKPAVAVSSAQSSQTTLLHSQAKPHVLDVLSQPNGIQEKTDTRTEDEAFLVANSSPQQNCSVELQAPVSAAELSEGPAPHVVSEEELTLVQTCLQRWRNEIEQDVQDLKESIARINLSIEQMYCDPLLQQVPYRLHAVLVHEGQANAGHYWAFIYDQPRQRWLKYNDIAVTESSWEELERESFGGLRNASAYCLMYISDQVSRAAADEDEGPEARQFQKELEALSPELRHYIQEDNWRLEQEAEEWDEEQSCKIPQMEPSPTSELQELSSESGPEQSSVCEQGVHSLSSEHARIAKEQTAKAIANTADAYEKNGVEAALCKAFREEYSRLYLLSKETPTPQNDARLQHVLIYFLQNNAPQQVVERTLLEQFADKNLSYDERSISIMKVARAKLSEIGPEDVDMEEYERWHEDYSLFRKVSIYLLTGLELYQNRKYQESLTYLVYAYQSNTKLLLKGTNRGVSESLIALYRRKCLLKLNEVAASLFVSCEEAHVSEGVSILNELIIPCMHLMNNFEISKEDLDAIEVMRNRWCSYLGREDMDAKLQMKLGELLPRLLDGSTEVIVLKEPPKIRPNSPYDLCSRFAAVMESIHGASAVTVQ; from the exons cggcggcgag GATTGCCAGGTGCTCTTAAACCAGATGAAAGAAATCACAGGAATTCAGGATTCAGCATTCCTGCTTGCCGCTCTAAAG GCTGCTGATGGAGATCTCATGGAAGCAGTCACCTTCCTGACAGAGGACCCGGCTCCAGAGCcagtgcagagcccagcctgggaagggAGCACAGTGAACAAACAGCTCCCACAGG ATGTTAGTGCTGCACCTACCCCTCACAACCAAGACAACCTCTGCACAGCCAACACGGTCAGAGCACTGGAATTGCCAAAaactccagctgcagagagggatGCAGCTGAAAG agcacaggacaCCCATTCTGCTGAAAGCAAAAACCGCTCCAAAAGGAAACGCTGTGAAGTCTGGGGAGAGAACCCCAAGCAGAATGactggaggagagcaggtgaCTGGCCTGTTGGAATGAAAAATATCGGAAATACGTGTTGGTTTAGTGCTGTTATACAG TCTCTGTTTCAGTTGCCGGAATTCCGGAGGCTGGTCCTTGGGTACTCCCTCCCACAGAATGTGCTTGAAAGTTGTTGTAGTCACACT ggaaaaagaaatattgcatTCATGCAAGAACTTCAGTGTCTGTTTGCATTAATGCTGGGGACGTGGCGTAAGTTCGTGGACCCTTCTGCAGCACTGGAACTCTTGACGGATGTGTTTAGATCAGCTGAACAACCACAG CAAGATGTAAGTGAATTCACACACAAACTACTGGACTGGCTGGAGGATGCATTCCAGCTCACTGTGAATGCCAC gagctctggggacaaATCCGAAAACCCAATGGTGCAGCTCTTCTACGGGACTTTCCTGACTGAGGGTGTCCATGAGG GCAACACTTTTTCCAAGATTGAGACTTTTGGTCAGTATCCCCTTCAGGTCAATGGTTACCGGAACCTGACTGAGTGCTTGGAAGGAGCCATGGTGGAGGGAGAGATGGATGAGGCAACAGCATCTCAGTCAGTGAAGTATGGACAGGAG CGCTGGTTTACAAAACTCCCACCAGTTCTGACCTTTGAACTCTCCAGATTTGAGTTCAATCAGTCACTAGGACAGCCAGAGAAAATTCACACCAAGCTAGAGTTTCCCCAGGCTATGTATATGGACAG ATACCTCTACTGCAATAAAGAACTTATTCAGATgaagagagaggaaatgaagAGATTGAAGGAGAAAATGGTGACTCTGCAGCAGAAGCTGGAAAG GTACATGGAATATGGCTCTGGCCCAGCCCGCTTTCCACTGCCTGACATGCTGCAGTATGTGCTTGAGTTCATTGCTACAAAGCCAGCTGTGGCTGTTtcctctgctcagagctcccaAACAACACTCCTGCACTCCCAGGCCAAGCCTCATGTTTTGGATGTGCTTTCACAGCCAAACGG CATACAAGAAAAGACTGATACTAGGACTGAGGATGAAGCTTTCCTTGTGGCAAATTCTTCACCGCAGCAAAACTGCAGTGTGGAGCTCCAGGCTCCTGTGTCAGCAGCAGAACTGTCTGAAGGTCCAGCTCCTCACGTGGTGTCTGAGGAAGAGCTGACCCTGGTTCAGACCTGTCTGCAGCGATGGAGGAACGAGATCGAACAGGACGTGCAAG ATCTGAAGGAGTCTATTGCCAGAATCAACCTGTCCATTGAGCAAATGTACTGTGACCCTCTCCTCCAACAG GTTCCCTATCGTTTGCATGCAGTCCTGGTCCATGAGGGGCAAGCAAATGCTGGGCACTACTGGGCCTTCATCTATGACCAGCCTCGGCAGAGGTGGCTCAAGTACAACGACATCGCGGTGACGGAGTCGTCGTGGGAGGAGCTGGAGCGCGAGTCCTTCGGGGGCCTGAGGAACGCCAGCGCCTACTGCCTGATGTACATCAGTGACCAGGTGTCCCGAGCTGCTGCAG ATGAGGATGAGGGCCCAGAGGCAAGACAGTTCCAGAAGGAATTGGAAGCTTTGTCACCAGAACTGAGACACTACATCCAGGAGGACAACTGGCgcctggagcaggaggcagaggagtgGGACGAGGAGCAATCTTGCAAGATTCCTCAGATGGAGCCTTCACCTACTTCTGAATTGCAGGAGCTCTCCTCTGAGTCAGGACCAG AGCAGTCATCAGTGTGCGAGCAGGGCGTGCACTCGCTGTCCTCGGAGCACGCCAGGATCGCCAAGGAGCAGACGGCCAAGGCCATTGCCAACACTGCCGACGCCTACGAGAAGAACGGAGtggaggcagctctgtgcaag GCGTTCCGCGAGGAGTACTCCCGGCTGTACCTGCTCTCCAAGGAGACCCCCACGCCCCAGAACGACGCCCGCCTGCAGCACGTGCTCATCTACTTCCTGCAGAACAACGCCCCGCAGCAGGTGGTGGAGCGGACCCTCCTCGAGCAATTTGCAGACAAGAACCTCAGCTACGATGAGCG ATCCATCAGCATCATGAAGGTGGCACGGGCAAAGCTGAGCGAAATTGGTCCTGAGGATGTTGACATGGAGGAATACGAG AGATGGCACGAAGACTACAGCCTTTTTCGCAAGGTGTCCATTTACCTGCTGACGGGATTGGAACTCTACCAGAACAGAAA GTACCAAGAGTCACTCACCTACCTGGTCTACGCCTACCAAAGCAACaccaaactgctgctgaagggaACCAACCGAGGCGTGAGCGAGTCGCTGATCGCCCTGTACAGAAGGAAGTGTCTCCTG AAGCTGAACGAGGTGGCAGCTTCTCTTTTTGTCAGCTGTGAAGAAGCTCATGTCTCAGAGGGTGTGAGCATCCTGAATGAGCTGATCATCCCCTGCATGCATCTCATGAACAACTTTGAGATCTCCAAGGAGGACCTGGATGCCATCGAGGTCATGAGAAACCGCTGGTGCTCCTATTTGGGACGAGAAGACATGGACG caaagctgcagaTGAAGCTGGGTgagctgctgccccggctcctCGACGGCTCCACCGAGGTCATTGTGCTGAAAGAGCCCCCGAAGATCCGACCCAACTCCCCGTACGACCTGTGCAGCCGCTTTGCGGCCGTCATGGAGTCCATCCACGGCGCCTCGGCCGTGACAGTGCAGTAG
- the USP28 gene encoding ubiquitin carboxyl-terminal hydrolase 28 isoform X6 gives MRWFTKLPPVLTFELSRFEFNQSLGQPEKIHTKLEFPQAMYMDRYLYCNKELIQMKREEMKRLKEKMVTLQQKLERYMEYGSGPARFPLPDMLQYVLEFIATKPAVAVSSAQSSQTTLLHSQAKPHVLDVLSQPNGIQEKTDTRTEDEAFLVANSSPQQNCSVELQAPVSAAELSEGPAPHVVSEEELTLVQTCLQRWRNEIEQDVQDLKESIARINLSIEQMYCDPLLQQVPYRLHAVLVHEGQANAGHYWAFIYDQPRQRWLKYNDIAVTESSWEELERESFGGLRNASAYCLMYISDQVSRAAADEDEGPEARQFQKELEALSPELRHYIQEDNWRLEQEAEEWDEEQSCKIPQMEPSPTSELQELSSESGPEQSSVCEQGVHSLSSEHARIAKEQTAKAIANTADAYEKNGVEAALCKAFREEYSRLYLLSKETPTPQNDARLQHVLIYFLQNNAPQQVVERTLLEQFADKNLSYDERSISIMKVARAKLSEIGPEDVDMEEYERWHEDYSLFRKVSIYLLTGLELYQNRKYQESLTYLVYAYQSNTKLLLKGTNRGVSESLIALYRRKCLLKLNEVAASLFVSCEEAHVSEGVSILNELIIPCMHLMNNFEISKEDLDAIEVMRNRWCSYLGREDMDAKLQMKLGELLPRLLDGSTEVIVLKEPPKIRPNSPYDLCSRFAAVMESIHGASAVTVQ, from the exons ATG CGCTGGTTTACAAAACTCCCACCAGTTCTGACCTTTGAACTCTCCAGATTTGAGTTCAATCAGTCACTAGGACAGCCAGAGAAAATTCACACCAAGCTAGAGTTTCCCCAGGCTATGTATATGGACAG ATACCTCTACTGCAATAAAGAACTTATTCAGATgaagagagaggaaatgaagAGATTGAAGGAGAAAATGGTGACTCTGCAGCAGAAGCTGGAAAG GTACATGGAATATGGCTCTGGCCCAGCCCGCTTTCCACTGCCTGACATGCTGCAGTATGTGCTTGAGTTCATTGCTACAAAGCCAGCTGTGGCTGTTtcctctgctcagagctcccaAACAACACTCCTGCACTCCCAGGCCAAGCCTCATGTTTTGGATGTGCTTTCACAGCCAAACGG CATACAAGAAAAGACTGATACTAGGACTGAGGATGAAGCTTTCCTTGTGGCAAATTCTTCACCGCAGCAAAACTGCAGTGTGGAGCTCCAGGCTCCTGTGTCAGCAGCAGAACTGTCTGAAGGTCCAGCTCCTCACGTGGTGTCTGAGGAAGAGCTGACCCTGGTTCAGACCTGTCTGCAGCGATGGAGGAACGAGATCGAACAGGACGTGCAAG ATCTGAAGGAGTCTATTGCCAGAATCAACCTGTCCATTGAGCAAATGTACTGTGACCCTCTCCTCCAACAG GTTCCCTATCGTTTGCATGCAGTCCTGGTCCATGAGGGGCAAGCAAATGCTGGGCACTACTGGGCCTTCATCTATGACCAGCCTCGGCAGAGGTGGCTCAAGTACAACGACATCGCGGTGACGGAGTCGTCGTGGGAGGAGCTGGAGCGCGAGTCCTTCGGGGGCCTGAGGAACGCCAGCGCCTACTGCCTGATGTACATCAGTGACCAGGTGTCCCGAGCTGCTGCAG ATGAGGATGAGGGCCCAGAGGCAAGACAGTTCCAGAAGGAATTGGAAGCTTTGTCACCAGAACTGAGACACTACATCCAGGAGGACAACTGGCgcctggagcaggaggcagaggagtgGGACGAGGAGCAATCTTGCAAGATTCCTCAGATGGAGCCTTCACCTACTTCTGAATTGCAGGAGCTCTCCTCTGAGTCAGGACCAG AGCAGTCATCAGTGTGCGAGCAGGGCGTGCACTCGCTGTCCTCGGAGCACGCCAGGATCGCCAAGGAGCAGACGGCCAAGGCCATTGCCAACACTGCCGACGCCTACGAGAAGAACGGAGtggaggcagctctgtgcaag GCGTTCCGCGAGGAGTACTCCCGGCTGTACCTGCTCTCCAAGGAGACCCCCACGCCCCAGAACGACGCCCGCCTGCAGCACGTGCTCATCTACTTCCTGCAGAACAACGCCCCGCAGCAGGTGGTGGAGCGGACCCTCCTCGAGCAATTTGCAGACAAGAACCTCAGCTACGATGAGCG ATCCATCAGCATCATGAAGGTGGCACGGGCAAAGCTGAGCGAAATTGGTCCTGAGGATGTTGACATGGAGGAATACGAG AGATGGCACGAAGACTACAGCCTTTTTCGCAAGGTGTCCATTTACCTGCTGACGGGATTGGAACTCTACCAGAACAGAAA GTACCAAGAGTCACTCACCTACCTGGTCTACGCCTACCAAAGCAACaccaaactgctgctgaagggaACCAACCGAGGCGTGAGCGAGTCGCTGATCGCCCTGTACAGAAGGAAGTGTCTCCTG AAGCTGAACGAGGTGGCAGCTTCTCTTTTTGTCAGCTGTGAAGAAGCTCATGTCTCAGAGGGTGTGAGCATCCTGAATGAGCTGATCATCCCCTGCATGCATCTCATGAACAACTTTGAGATCTCCAAGGAGGACCTGGATGCCATCGAGGTCATGAGAAACCGCTGGTGCTCCTATTTGGGACGAGAAGACATGGACG caaagctgcagaTGAAGCTGGGTgagctgctgccccggctcctCGACGGCTCCACCGAGGTCATTGTGCTGAAAGAGCCCCCGAAGATCCGACCCAACTCCCCGTACGACCTGTGCAGCCGCTTTGCGGCCGTCATGGAGTCCATCCACGGCGCCTCGGCCGTGACAGTGCAGTAG
- the USP28 gene encoding ubiquitin carboxyl-terminal hydrolase 28 isoform X5, with protein MRWFTKLPPVLTFELSRFEFNQSLGQPEKIHTKLEFPQAMYMDRYLYCNKELIQMKREEMKRLKEKMVTLQQKLERYMEYGSGPARFPLPDMLQYVLEFIATKPAVAVSSAQSSQTTLLHSQAKPHVLDVLSQPNGIQEKTDTRTEDEAFLVANSSPQQNCSVELQAPVSAAELSEGPAPHVVSEEELTLVQTCLQRWRNEIEQDVQDLKESIARINLSIEQMYCDPLLQQVPYRLHAVLVHEGQANAGHYWAFIYDQPRQRWLKYNDIAVTESSWEELERESFGGLRNASAYCLMYISDQVSRAAADEDEGPEARQFQKELEALSPELRHYIQEDNWRLEQEAEEWDEEQSCKIPQMEPSPTSELQELSSESGPEQSSVCEQGVHSLSSEHARIAKEQTAKAIANTADAYEKNGVEAALCKRKEVEPLKAHPEETSPTVQAEQPQDTQEAEAAAQTSSQVSEVEIPSVGKIPVRSDADGYNEEVMLSPAMQGVILAIAKARQTFDRDGSEAGLVKAFREEYSRLYLLSKETPTPQNDARLQHVLIYFLQNNAPQQVVERTLLEQFADKNLSYDERSISIMKVARAKLSEIGPEDVDMEEYERWHEDYSLFRKVSIYLLTGLELYQNRKYQESLTYLVYAYQSNTKLLLKGTNRGVSESLIALYRRKCLLKLNEVAASLFVSCEEAHVSEGVSILNELIIPCMHLMNNFEISKEDLDAIEVMRNRWCSYLGREDMDAKLQMKLGELLPRLLDGSTEVIVLKEPPKIRPNSPYDLCSRFAAVMESIHGASAVTVQ; from the exons ATG CGCTGGTTTACAAAACTCCCACCAGTTCTGACCTTTGAACTCTCCAGATTTGAGTTCAATCAGTCACTAGGACAGCCAGAGAAAATTCACACCAAGCTAGAGTTTCCCCAGGCTATGTATATGGACAG ATACCTCTACTGCAATAAAGAACTTATTCAGATgaagagagaggaaatgaagAGATTGAAGGAGAAAATGGTGACTCTGCAGCAGAAGCTGGAAAG GTACATGGAATATGGCTCTGGCCCAGCCCGCTTTCCACTGCCTGACATGCTGCAGTATGTGCTTGAGTTCATTGCTACAAAGCCAGCTGTGGCTGTTtcctctgctcagagctcccaAACAACACTCCTGCACTCCCAGGCCAAGCCTCATGTTTTGGATGTGCTTTCACAGCCAAACGG CATACAAGAAAAGACTGATACTAGGACTGAGGATGAAGCTTTCCTTGTGGCAAATTCTTCACCGCAGCAAAACTGCAGTGTGGAGCTCCAGGCTCCTGTGTCAGCAGCAGAACTGTCTGAAGGTCCAGCTCCTCACGTGGTGTCTGAGGAAGAGCTGACCCTGGTTCAGACCTGTCTGCAGCGATGGAGGAACGAGATCGAACAGGACGTGCAAG ATCTGAAGGAGTCTATTGCCAGAATCAACCTGTCCATTGAGCAAATGTACTGTGACCCTCTCCTCCAACAG GTTCCCTATCGTTTGCATGCAGTCCTGGTCCATGAGGGGCAAGCAAATGCTGGGCACTACTGGGCCTTCATCTATGACCAGCCTCGGCAGAGGTGGCTCAAGTACAACGACATCGCGGTGACGGAGTCGTCGTGGGAGGAGCTGGAGCGCGAGTCCTTCGGGGGCCTGAGGAACGCCAGCGCCTACTGCCTGATGTACATCAGTGACCAGGTGTCCCGAGCTGCTGCAG ATGAGGATGAGGGCCCAGAGGCAAGACAGTTCCAGAAGGAATTGGAAGCTTTGTCACCAGAACTGAGACACTACATCCAGGAGGACAACTGGCgcctggagcaggaggcagaggagtgGGACGAGGAGCAATCTTGCAAGATTCCTCAGATGGAGCCTTCACCTACTTCTGAATTGCAGGAGCTCTCCTCTGAGTCAGGACCAG AGCAGTCATCAGTGTGCGAGCAGGGCGTGCACTCGCTGTCCTCGGAGCACGCCAGGATCGCCAAGGAGCAGACGGCCAAGGCCATTGCCAACACTGCCGACGCCTACGAGAAGAACGGAGtggaggcagctctgtgcaag CGCAAGGAGGTAGAGCCACTGAAGGCCCATCCAGAAGAAACATCCCCCACAGttcaggcagagcagccccaggacactcaggaagcagaggctgctgcccaAACTAGCTCACAGGTCTCTGAAGTGGAAATCCCCAGTGTGGGGAAGATACCTGTTAGATCCGATGCAGATGGATATAATGAGGAG GTGATGCTGAGTCCAGCCATGCAAGGTGTCATCCTGGCTATTGCAAAAGCCCGCCAGACCTTTGATCGTGATGGGTCTGAAGCAGGGCTTGTTAAG GCGTTCCGCGAGGAGTACTCCCGGCTGTACCTGCTCTCCAAGGAGACCCCCACGCCCCAGAACGACGCCCGCCTGCAGCACGTGCTCATCTACTTCCTGCAGAACAACGCCCCGCAGCAGGTGGTGGAGCGGACCCTCCTCGAGCAATTTGCAGACAAGAACCTCAGCTACGATGAGCG ATCCATCAGCATCATGAAGGTGGCACGGGCAAAGCTGAGCGAAATTGGTCCTGAGGATGTTGACATGGAGGAATACGAG AGATGGCACGAAGACTACAGCCTTTTTCGCAAGGTGTCCATTTACCTGCTGACGGGATTGGAACTCTACCAGAACAGAAA GTACCAAGAGTCACTCACCTACCTGGTCTACGCCTACCAAAGCAACaccaaactgctgctgaagggaACCAACCGAGGCGTGAGCGAGTCGCTGATCGCCCTGTACAGAAGGAAGTGTCTCCTG AAGCTGAACGAGGTGGCAGCTTCTCTTTTTGTCAGCTGTGAAGAAGCTCATGTCTCAGAGGGTGTGAGCATCCTGAATGAGCTGATCATCCCCTGCATGCATCTCATGAACAACTTTGAGATCTCCAAGGAGGACCTGGATGCCATCGAGGTCATGAGAAACCGCTGGTGCTCCTATTTGGGACGAGAAGACATGGACG caaagctgcagaTGAAGCTGGGTgagctgctgccccggctcctCGACGGCTCCACCGAGGTCATTGTGCTGAAAGAGCCCCCGAAGATCCGACCCAACTCCCCGTACGACCTGTGCAGCCGCTTTGCGGCCGTCATGGAGTCCATCCACGGCGCCTCGGCCGTGACAGTGCAGTAG
- the USP28 gene encoding ubiquitin carboxyl-terminal hydrolase 28 isoform X1 — MRFREDCQVLLNQMKEITGIQDSAFLLAALKAADGDLMEAVTFLTEDPAPEPVQSPAWEGSTVNKQLPQDVSAAPTPHNQDNLCTANTVRALELPKTPAAERDAAERAQDTHSAESKNRSKRKRCEVWGENPKQNDWRRAGDWPVGMKNIGNTCWFSAVIQSLFQLPEFRRLVLGYSLPQNVLESCCSHTGKRNIAFMQELQCLFALMLGTWRKFVDPSAALELLTDVFRSAEQPQQDVSEFTHKLLDWLEDAFQLTVNATSSGDKSENPMVQLFYGTFLTEGVHEGNTFSKIETFGQYPLQVNGYRNLTECLEGAMVEGEMDEATASQSVKYGQERWFTKLPPVLTFELSRFEFNQSLGQPEKIHTKLEFPQAMYMDRYLYCNKELIQMKREEMKRLKEKMVTLQQKLERYMEYGSGPARFPLPDMLQYVLEFIATKPAVAVSSAQSSQTTLLHSQAKPHVLDVLSQPNGIQEKTDTRTEDEAFLVANSSPQQNCSVELQAPVSAAELSEGPAPHVVSEEELTLVQTCLQRWRNEIEQDVQDLKESIARINLSIEQMYCDPLLQQVPYRLHAVLVHEGQANAGHYWAFIYDQPRQRWLKYNDIAVTESSWEELERESFGGLRNASAYCLMYISDQVSRAAADEDEGPEARQFQKELEALSPELRHYIQEDNWRLEQEAEEWDEEQSCKIPQMEPSPTSELQELSSESGPEQSSVCEQGVHSLSSEHARIAKEQTAKAIANTADAYEKNGVEAALCKRKEVEPLKAHPEETSPTVQAEQPQDTQEAEAAAQTSSQVSEVEIPSVGKIPVRSDADGYNEEVMLSPAMQGVILAIAKARQTFDRDGSEAGLVKAFREEYSRLYLLSKETPTPQNDARLQHVLIYFLQNNAPQQVVERTLLEQFADKNLSYDERSISIMKVARAKLSEIGPEDVDMEEYERWHEDYSLFRKVSIYLLTGLELYQNRKYQESLTYLVYAYQSNTKLLLKGTNRGVSESLIALYRRKCLLKLNEVAASLFVSCEEAHVSEGVSILNELIIPCMHLMNNFEISKEDLDAIEVMRNRWCSYLGREDMDAKLQMKLGELLPRLLDGSTEVIVLKEPPKIRPNSPYDLCSRFAAVMESIHGASAVTVQ, encoded by the exons ATGCGTTTCAGAGAg GATTGCCAGGTGCTCTTAAACCAGATGAAAGAAATCACAGGAATTCAGGATTCAGCATTCCTGCTTGCCGCTCTAAAG GCTGCTGATGGAGATCTCATGGAAGCAGTCACCTTCCTGACAGAGGACCCGGCTCCAGAGCcagtgcagagcccagcctgggaagggAGCACAGTGAACAAACAGCTCCCACAGG ATGTTAGTGCTGCACCTACCCCTCACAACCAAGACAACCTCTGCACAGCCAACACGGTCAGAGCACTGGAATTGCCAAAaactccagctgcagagagggatGCAGCTGAAAG agcacaggacaCCCATTCTGCTGAAAGCAAAAACCGCTCCAAAAGGAAACGCTGTGAAGTCTGGGGAGAGAACCCCAAGCAGAATGactggaggagagcaggtgaCTGGCCTGTTGGAATGAAAAATATCGGAAATACGTGTTGGTTTAGTGCTGTTATACAG TCTCTGTTTCAGTTGCCGGAATTCCGGAGGCTGGTCCTTGGGTACTCCCTCCCACAGAATGTGCTTGAAAGTTGTTGTAGTCACACT ggaaaaagaaatattgcatTCATGCAAGAACTTCAGTGTCTGTTTGCATTAATGCTGGGGACGTGGCGTAAGTTCGTGGACCCTTCTGCAGCACTGGAACTCTTGACGGATGTGTTTAGATCAGCTGAACAACCACAG CAAGATGTAAGTGAATTCACACACAAACTACTGGACTGGCTGGAGGATGCATTCCAGCTCACTGTGAATGCCAC gagctctggggacaaATCCGAAAACCCAATGGTGCAGCTCTTCTACGGGACTTTCCTGACTGAGGGTGTCCATGAGG GCAACACTTTTTCCAAGATTGAGACTTTTGGTCAGTATCCCCTTCAGGTCAATGGTTACCGGAACCTGACTGAGTGCTTGGAAGGAGCCATGGTGGAGGGAGAGATGGATGAGGCAACAGCATCTCAGTCAGTGAAGTATGGACAGGAG CGCTGGTTTACAAAACTCCCACCAGTTCTGACCTTTGAACTCTCCAGATTTGAGTTCAATCAGTCACTAGGACAGCCAGAGAAAATTCACACCAAGCTAGAGTTTCCCCAGGCTATGTATATGGACAG ATACCTCTACTGCAATAAAGAACTTATTCAGATgaagagagaggaaatgaagAGATTGAAGGAGAAAATGGTGACTCTGCAGCAGAAGCTGGAAAG GTACATGGAATATGGCTCTGGCCCAGCCCGCTTTCCACTGCCTGACATGCTGCAGTATGTGCTTGAGTTCATTGCTACAAAGCCAGCTGTGGCTGTTtcctctgctcagagctcccaAACAACACTCCTGCACTCCCAGGCCAAGCCTCATGTTTTGGATGTGCTTTCACAGCCAAACGG CATACAAGAAAAGACTGATACTAGGACTGAGGATGAAGCTTTCCTTGTGGCAAATTCTTCACCGCAGCAAAACTGCAGTGTGGAGCTCCAGGCTCCTGTGTCAGCAGCAGAACTGTCTGAAGGTCCAGCTCCTCACGTGGTGTCTGAGGAAGAGCTGACCCTGGTTCAGACCTGTCTGCAGCGATGGAGGAACGAGATCGAACAGGACGTGCAAG ATCTGAAGGAGTCTATTGCCAGAATCAACCTGTCCATTGAGCAAATGTACTGTGACCCTCTCCTCCAACAG GTTCCCTATCGTTTGCATGCAGTCCTGGTCCATGAGGGGCAAGCAAATGCTGGGCACTACTGGGCCTTCATCTATGACCAGCCTCGGCAGAGGTGGCTCAAGTACAACGACATCGCGGTGACGGAGTCGTCGTGGGAGGAGCTGGAGCGCGAGTCCTTCGGGGGCCTGAGGAACGCCAGCGCCTACTGCCTGATGTACATCAGTGACCAGGTGTCCCGAGCTGCTGCAG ATGAGGATGAGGGCCCAGAGGCAAGACAGTTCCAGAAGGAATTGGAAGCTTTGTCACCAGAACTGAGACACTACATCCAGGAGGACAACTGGCgcctggagcaggaggcagaggagtgGGACGAGGAGCAATCTTGCAAGATTCCTCAGATGGAGCCTTCACCTACTTCTGAATTGCAGGAGCTCTCCTCTGAGTCAGGACCAG AGCAGTCATCAGTGTGCGAGCAGGGCGTGCACTCGCTGTCCTCGGAGCACGCCAGGATCGCCAAGGAGCAGACGGCCAAGGCCATTGCCAACACTGCCGACGCCTACGAGAAGAACGGAGtggaggcagctctgtgcaag CGCAAGGAGGTAGAGCCACTGAAGGCCCATCCAGAAGAAACATCCCCCACAGttcaggcagagcagccccaggacactcaggaagcagaggctgctgcccaAACTAGCTCACAGGTCTCTGAAGTGGAAATCCCCAGTGTGGGGAAGATACCTGTTAGATCCGATGCAGATGGATATAATGAGGAG GTGATGCTGAGTCCAGCCATGCAAGGTGTCATCCTGGCTATTGCAAAAGCCCGCCAGACCTTTGATCGTGATGGGTCTGAAGCAGGGCTTGTTAAG GCGTTCCGCGAGGAGTACTCCCGGCTGTACCTGCTCTCCAAGGAGACCCCCACGCCCCAGAACGACGCCCGCCTGCAGCACGTGCTCATCTACTTCCTGCAGAACAACGCCCCGCAGCAGGTGGTGGAGCGGACCCTCCTCGAGCAATTTGCAGACAAGAACCTCAGCTACGATGAGCG ATCCATCAGCATCATGAAGGTGGCACGGGCAAAGCTGAGCGAAATTGGTCCTGAGGATGTTGACATGGAGGAATACGAG AGATGGCACGAAGACTACAGCCTTTTTCGCAAGGTGTCCATTTACCTGCTGACGGGATTGGAACTCTACCAGAACAGAAA GTACCAAGAGTCACTCACCTACCTGGTCTACGCCTACCAAAGCAACaccaaactgctgctgaagggaACCAACCGAGGCGTGAGCGAGTCGCTGATCGCCCTGTACAGAAGGAAGTGTCTCCTG AAGCTGAACGAGGTGGCAGCTTCTCTTTTTGTCAGCTGTGAAGAAGCTCATGTCTCAGAGGGTGTGAGCATCCTGAATGAGCTGATCATCCCCTGCATGCATCTCATGAACAACTTTGAGATCTCCAAGGAGGACCTGGATGCCATCGAGGTCATGAGAAACCGCTGGTGCTCCTATTTGGGACGAGAAGACATGGACG caaagctgcagaTGAAGCTGGGTgagctgctgccccggctcctCGACGGCTCCACCGAGGTCATTGTGCTGAAAGAGCCCCCGAAGATCCGACCCAACTCCCCGTACGACCTGTGCAGCCGCTTTGCGGCCGTCATGGAGTCCATCCACGGCGCCTCGGCCGTGACAGTGCAGTAG